From a single Nicotiana tabacum cultivar K326 chromosome 8, ASM71507v2, whole genome shotgun sequence genomic region:
- the LOC107828228 gene encoding vascular-related unknown protein 1 → MNNFEAATNQEESGWTTYLDDFSLMNQRENRSSNSEDDCPSLLSDAASHVKRLNLKKSRNKKISDPDLEDTASSPVNSPKVSSFKQMDINYRRTENNSGNFLGNERSSRQIIQEMQNVERGHSISSENNGYTDLKKKGLCLVPLSMFVNYKG, encoded by the exons ATGAATAATTTTGAAGCTGCAACAAATCAAGAAGAGAGTGGGTGGACAACTTATTTGGATGATTTTTCATTAATGAACCAAAGGGAAAATAGATCTTCTAATTCTGAGGATGATTGCCCTTCTTTGCTATCTGATGCTGCTTCTCATGTTAAGAGATTGAATTTGAAGAAATCAAGAAATAAGAAAATCTCTGATCCTGATTTGGAAGACACTGCCAGTTCACCTGTCAACAGTCCTAAg GTAAGCAGTTTTAAGCAGATGGACATCAATTATAGAAGAACAGAAAACAATAGCGGAAACTTTCTG GGAAATGAAAGAAGCTCAAgacaaataatacaagaaatgcAGAATGTAGAGAGAGGCCACAGCATTTCTTCTGAAAATAATGGCTATACTGACCTGAAGAAGAAAGGACTTTGTCTTGTGCCTTTATCCATGTTTGTCAACTACAAGGGCTGA